The DNA window tgatcaccatcatctcatgTCCATCTTCAACTCCATGGACCTCATCTTACTTTATCACTTGGGTTGGACCACCTTGTCTAATTCACAAACtgagatcaaaggttagtcctaggtttcatcaattatccaaaaccaaactagggattTTAGGGATGCATGTAAACTGTTTTGTCCTTCTTTGTCCCATTAAACCATTTCTCATCTGTATGGATAATATTTTCCATATCAAGGAACTTGGGATTATTTGGCATAGTGCTTGGATCTAGCATAGACACACAAAAGCGCAACCTATCCTTTTTGTTTGCTTCTTTTACATAGGGCCTGAGTGCACTGGAGTGTCGCCGTAGCAAACCTTCTTTGAACCACCTATGTAGAGTGGGTTTCTTTACACCAAGAGCATTTGCTAATGACCTTATGGTGCCCCTTCTGTTTAAGGGAATATCAGCAACCCTTGACAGGTCCACCTCAAATTTTTTGAGACGACAATTCTTAGGTTTTGGTGATTTGACATCTACTGGTATGCCTTGTGCCTTGCATCTTTTTGCTCTCTGCCATATATGTTGTACTGTACACAGCCGCACATTGTGCTTTGCAGCAACATATGCTGTGTCTGTCCTTTTTAATTTCCCATTATTGCTTCTCTGAAGCAAATCTTCATATATGTCTTGCCTTTGTTTGTCTGTCAAATTCTTTGTTGCATTTGGAGCTTGATCTTGTGTTTCCTGAAATTCTTCGTCATCTGAGTTGGTCAActcttcttcatcaaatatgatgtTGACATCATCTGTGTATACGCCAAATTGATGTATGAGATCGTCCATGGCATCTTGTGCATCTTGTAAGGCAATGTCATCATCGCCTACCAAATAATTTAGATGGTGCATGCATATTGTTAGTACATGGATGATGACACGTTTTACCATACACAATTAATATTGATAACATGTCTTGGAAATGATGCAAATAATCACCTGCATGTAGGTTGTCTTGTTCTTCTTGTGGATCGTTTAAATCAAATGGATGGCCATCATCATGTGAGATATAGTTCCCTGTGAATTATCCTCTCCTGTGAGTACAGATTATTTGCTACTAGAAGCTGAAAATGCATCTATTGTACAAGAGGGACACAGATGTGGTTACCTTCATAAAGTTCTTGTTCATCAATTTCATCAGGATCGAGACCCCAATGATACCCTATATCATTGTCACCTTCATGCACTTCATCAATCTGACTTGCAGCTTTGATAAGGCCAGGTAAAGGATCAATCCCATTAACGTCACCTGCACCAATACTTTGAATGGATCATGGGTATTTTTGTATTCAGCAGATTAGCTTGTTTAGATCAGCCAACACGTGTCCTTCCCTGTTTTGCGTTTTCTATAGCCATCTAAGGCATGTGTTCCATGTTTTGTGTTTTTTATGGCTGCAGGTGCATAATAAAAAGAGGAAGAACACATAGGAAGAAGAAAAGCTATCAAGTTACTAGCCATAAAGACAATTGAGCTAAGGGAGTATGGCAGCAGGTGCATACTAATTCTATTGAGTTGTGCATCGTTTAGCTAAAACCTGATAAACAATGATGTCAACTATCACTTTTCTTCTAGGCTTCAATTAGGATACTAGAACTGTTTGAACTGATAGAAGATTAAACTTTTTTTCCAATTTTTCGAAAGGCATTAAATTTTCTTTTGTACACAAAATTCTAAAACAACAAGGCATAAAATGTACTTGCAACACTCATTTTAGGAGAtgcaaaaggaaaaaaataacAGAATATGAGCACACTCATCATTTTAGGAGAGATAGAAGAGAGGTAAATAGAAATACACTCATTTTGGGAGACAGGCAGATGTGCTAACCTTGATGAAGTTCTTTGTGTTTCTCAGTTTCTTCAAGATTGAGACCAAGGTGATGCCCTCCTAGGCTTGTCCCACCATCCACTTCATCAGGTGGCGTGTTGAGATCAAACAACTGGTCTCCTTCCTCACCTGGTGTTGTGTTTAAGTCTATGGCCATGGACGTCAATGGTTGAAGTGGAAGGGAAATGCTTCTATGGCCATAGAGGTGAATGGCAAATGGTGCAAGATGAAGCTGCGGGTGGTGACTTAGGTAGCCCAGAAGTGAAAAAGGGCGACTAATTCAAAATCTGTATTTCCATTTTCAAGCATTGCCTTTTGTGTGTAAAGAAAGAGCGCCTCCTGTTTTGGCGCTAAAATTGTGATACCTGAAAGCTGATTTTTCACTGCTTTCCGCCTTGTTTAAGTGGTGAAAAGTTTGGTGTCCATTTGTTTAATTGTTGAATAGTAGTGTCGTGGCTGGTGTTGATAAGTGGATGTATCCGTAGCATTGACAAGATGTGTGAGCATTTAATGAAGCATGTTCCAGCACAAAACTTGGGCTGTGTTTAGTTCTAAAAAaatttctcaaaaagtgctacagtagtcatcacatcgaatctagacgaaaaaaaactaattgcacagtttggttggaaatcgcgagacgaacgttttgagcttaattagtccatgattgaataataattatcaaataaaaacaaaagtactaCGGTAgtcaaatttccaaatttcacgaactaaacgtcCACTTGGAATCATTGTCATATAGGGGTATGCTAGCCTTTCTTCATCCTCCTTGGTATGCACGCCCAAGTCTAGAACGACAGTCaatagaacggagggagtaggccCTAGAATGGACGCATGTATCCACATAGATTCATTCCTTTAATAGGGATAAATTACATCGTATTGGACCATATTTTCCTATTTCTGTTTTGTTGTAAGCTGTGTGTTTAATTGGTGTAAATTGATTATTTATAAATGAAAATGGTCAGAATTACTTGAACATTTATCTTAtcatatttttttgttttgtttttttattttctgtatgttttatttggtttCCCTTTGGAATTTTCCAATTTGGCTTCCATAAAAATGATCCGgctatttttttgtttgtttaatAATCTTTGTCTGTATGGTTTATTTGTTTCCCCTTGCAATCTTTCAATTTGGCTTCCATAAAAATAGtttagatttttattttattttatatggtCTATCTATTTGTATTCATTTTGATCATTTGATTTGGATCATGTGGTTACAAGAATCGAGTGATTTGTGGCCTCAAAATGCTCGAATCCGTTGCCGAACCAAATTCGAGCATTTTTAACCGCTCGGCCCTGAAACACCCGACCCGTAAAGTAGACAGacctaggccctgtttagttacccctcctaaaagttttaggagctaaaatctggatagaatctgcctaaagaaccaaacacattCTCCTAAAAGCTTCTAAAATTTTTAGGAGGGCCAAAAACTTTAGGAGCTCCACCTCTCCTAAAAGCTCCTAAAGTCCATCCTGGACCCCCACTACCCCTCCTTTATTGCCCtgccccctctctctctcacagAGGAGGACTGCATGGTCTATTTACTAGTGCATTTATTGCTTTTAGTCAGTTTTAGAAGATAGAACCAAACACTCTTTTAGTAGGTTTTAACAGCCTCATAAAAGCTCCTAAAGCTTTTAGCTGCTAAAAATTTTAGGAGCTTGAAACCAAGGGCCCTACTTGTATGGAATGGAATTAGCAGCATGTCCGAAGCACTGGCGCACACATCTCGGGGGCATCTACCTATAAACCGGGCGGGCCCCAGTACACACTCCACTCCACACACGCAGCATATTTGTCGACATCGATCTCGCCAGCCGCCCGCATCCACGTCCATCCACGGATCCGTCGCTTTCTTTCGCCCATCTCTATCTGCCACCCTGTTCCATAGAATATTTCTGCCGCGGCCTACTGTCGACCGGACTGACACGGGCCAGCTACCGCATCTGCACGACTGCGCACCAGATTCCCAGCTACTCCGTACCTCATGCTCGTCCTCATCCGCGTCCGTGATCGACTCCGTGCCTGTGACCGTGAGCACGCGCGCACGGCGCACACGAAGGCAGACGCAATGATGACTCACCGGCGATGAGCCACCGCCCGGCAACAGGGCGACTGCCGGCCTGCCGCCGGGCCGGGAGCCAGCCAGCTGAGCTTCCCATGCACGGTTCCATCGGCTCGGCCGGCCACGTCCCGTCGCGCTTTGCTCGTAGTACGGCGTGCCGACGGTCGTCAGGAGGCGGGCCGGAGAAAAGGATGGCAGCTAGGAAGGTGAGACTGAGCGCGCGCGCGGTTGACAGGTGAATTCCGGTGGTGGCTTGGCGTTTGGGCAAAAACCAAAAGTACGGCGTCCGGCTCGCGCGCGCTAGCTGCGCCGTGCGGCGACAACGGCCGGAGCCGGACATCTTGTTGGATCCATCCATCGACTCCATCCGATGTGATGACGACGGCGACGGACATTAAATGGATTTCGCTTTTTAGGGTTTATTATATTATAGGGACCAGTAGGGTGATAAAGGGATGGTAGCATGGGCCGAGATATGATTATGTTAGTCTTGACGTTTGACGCCATGGTTGTGGGAAAAGAAAGGCAAAGGTGAGCTTCTAGAATGCAGATGGTAGCAATACGCAAGAATGGACGTATATTTCATCCTGCATCAACGGCCGAAAACTTCCCTCCCAAATTTTCGCCCTTGGTTCTCTCCCAAATTTGGCTGCCTCTTTAATTCCTATAATCATAAAAGTTGTTAGACTTGATGTGGCATGcccatatttattttaattaaaccAAATAAATTCTAAGACCATATTAAATGTTTTTGGTGCAATAAAATATGGTGAACTAAATATGGTTGGTGGCTAAACATGTAACGGACGCAGTTATGGTTGCGGTTATTAGTAACTCTCgtggccatggctgtggcatAGCTACTAATAACCCCTATGTTTATGACAGTCGTTACTTGTGATTGATGGACGCTTCGTGTCATACAGGTTCATCCTCTACCCTTCATCTTCCACATGTTTATAAGGAGCGTTTACTCATCATTCTTCTCTTCAGTTGCTCTCAAGTTTCACCAGTTCGGAAGGCTAACTACTTTAGAGATGGaaaagaaacgtaaacaaaatttagagcataatgtttcccaatctccttgcatactttctACGGTTAGActgtaccattgtttagctcttcccatcaaagaaaaCGGGAATCACTTCCATCTTAAACTACGCAGGCATGCACAGGTTTGTTCAAACTcccgtaggtgtgagtatgggtttttatcgccttctcccgagaaggatttaccccgaatcagttttattaaatacaggcgcagctcataaccaggtgttatgatagAGTTTGAGGATtctggtggctttaggcttgcgctcgtgggtttagcatattgatagataggagtggaatctaTGCTAAACaaaaaagtaaaacaaaagaaagaacaaaagataaaatgttaagctaggctcgaagttaattcagcaaccgttttcCGGCAACGGCGTCAGAAAgcatgttggtatattttaacacaCACAGGTAAATCCGTAAGCGCACGGATACAGCTGTAGCTTCCAcccagaggtattccaagtatcgtatccacagggaaacgtgtgagaccaACTACGGTCttacttaactaggggtagcaacaatgtTAGGattaataggagcgtagagaggataactaaggttctctagttctgacttgggtaagcttatgtcttctactattcaactagggatattactagggaaagacaccaacagATGATGCTTTCCTTTGCAACCGCGTCCTATGTGCGTGTTGACAGTAGTTATCATACATATTTTATCCGCCAATTAAAAATGCATAAGGGTATAAATAATCACTaaagtagacttaggggtttaaactaacaaattccacaagttttgataaatctatgtttccagcaggatttaatcagaaaaccgccaaggaggacctaatcgtcaaaggaaaacACGGAATCCCACCGCGGTAcctacatgggaagactctagaaggatccTGGAGCCACGTCACCGAAGCAGAGGactagaggatgacatgtggggccgcccGGCCCCACTGTCAGGCTGCCCCGGCCCCtggtgggcccacctatcagccagcTTCCTATGTCAGTTTTCCACCgtctttgaggatgcatctaggccgttgcttaagtcagtttgatccaagggctcacgttggaccctcagTGCAATATAATCCAGCCCCTGCCTCTCTCCCCAGTCATaagcctcatttgatcctgagagctgagaagccagaaaccctaattcatatgtccaccaggatcaaggctagcaatcaagagaagattagtcctcgataggatataagtaattactagagaaatctcaaaagtaagctcaagtagaacttggatccatgAAGGtataagccgtagagagagcaccgataggccggcacctcctccaaactcttccctcactctctatctcactactctatttataagactagatcctatggaggactaatcttctcttgattgctagctctgatcctgaagatatgaattagggttttagggatctccTGAGGGAGGGGGTACAGGGCTatttatataggccagagcatccatcgtgagcccttggatcaaaccgacttaaagaacagcgtagatgcaacctaggaggcggtggagaaccgacataacgagGCGGAGGCTGACGGGtgctctggagtcttctagaaccttctggtgccCGTTTCACGGcagataagcatgattaattccgacatgtaggtccgccttgatgattttctggataaaccctgcagaaaatatagattcaccaaaactcgtagaatttgttagtttaagcccctagacctttgttggtgatcacagttgtgtccttatacatgttttattgacatttataatggttgttaactaccatcaacaccaAAACTCGTAGAATACGCTAAGAATATAGCAGTGGTTGGATATCTTTATCAACGCAAGACATTGCCTTTTTTGTTTGCAAGGTGTGCAATGTCATTCCACTTCCTTCGTAGTTGGTCTATCCGTGCCTCTAAGCATCAAACACATCTTGGCGAGGGAGGCAACACTGCTAATCTCTTCCTCGGTTGCTTCTTCACGAATCTCAGCAGCAGCtatatatttcttcaattggTCTTGACTTAAGCTCCAAGAGAAAATAAGATGCCAAGTTTTGTGGGGTGCCTGACTGACTTGTAAAAATAGGCTTTCTTCTAATGAGCAGCTCCACAAGAACCACACCAAAACTATATACATCACTCTTTTCATTTAGCTATCTAAATGGCTAGCTAGCCCCTAAGCCAGGCTAGTGAAAGGAAAAAAGAGGGTCCGAGCCAACATTGCTAGAAACGCTCGGGTGCTCCGTTTCCAACAATCCTGGCTTGTATTAGCATGCGGGGCCCATAGGAGCATGGTTGCAGAGGCGGGTGTGTCAGAGATCAAGGGGTGAGCATGGCATACGTTGTCCATCTCCCTGAGCTCTGTTGGGTGCAGAGGCTTGCACGATAGCAGCGGGAGAGGGAGCATCTCCCTGAGCTCTGGCCAAGATCTCCTTGAGCTCCGGTGGAGAGGGGCACATCTCCTTGAGCTCCGGCCAAGATCTCCCTAAGCTCCGGGGGAGAGTGACACATCCCCTTGAGCTTCAACCAAGATCTTCTTGAGCTCCAGCGAAGAGGGGTGGGCGCGACGGAGAGGCCAGGGAGCATCTACGATCCCTGACCTCTGGCCAAGATCTTCCTGAGCTCCAGTGGAGAGGGGCAGGTGCGATGAAGAGGGGGCATCTCCTTGAACTCTGGAGGGTTGGCGATGGAGGGGAGGGTGCGCCGTGCGCGTGTGCAAGTCGCTGGGAGGGGCACAAGCGCGTGTGCAAGTGCTAAACCACAAGCAACCAAACAAAAGCTCCTAATGCAGGCTTAGGTAGCCAATGCAACCAAACAACAACCGGTTGCATTGCTCATGGCaggctctagctagcctggcttAAAATTTTAGCTAGGCTAGGCCAGCCCATGTAACCAAACACATTCTTAGCTTCTTCATTTTCTCATTTGATTTTGCTTGAAGCCACAACCATTTTTGCCAGCATGCTACAATAATGCACAATAATGCGCTACAATGCCTGGATGTAGGGAGCCGAGGCTCTGAGGAGTGGCGCCAAACGGTCCCTAACAGTAGTGGTACacgaaaaaatatcaatatttatagaaaaaatatcaatatttatgacacaaaataaatagaatatgaaaatatatttcataataaatctaaCAATACTTATTTGGTACCATAAACATTAGTAGTTCtttgtataaatttggtcaaattaaaaaagtttaacttaggacaaacccaaaacatcacttattttgggacagaggagtatgttacaagtgtatgttttaaatatttcagctgcttcaaacatatgttgcaagtgttttatctggatagtGCATATGTTGCCGTGGTTATACATGTATGTtgagtgtatgttctaaatgtttcacctgtttcagatctatgttgcaactgtttcatctaaatattgcatatgtttcagacatatgttgcaagcgtctattcaaaatgtttcatttgtttcagacgtatgttgcaagtgtgtgttATATGGATGTTGTAgttgctatacacatatgttgcagacCTATGTttgtaaatgttttatctgtttcagattTATATTGTAGAAGTGCTTCCTTGTTACAatattagagcaaggctaataatacagccggcttactggctgtaaggtttcttgcagccttctctcagcccactcatatagtagttagctctttacagttaatacatggcccacttgtctctctcatagactttcttggttcttgtgcctaagccggctgtaagcttacagcccgcttctcctctctctcctcccctctctcctccacctcagcatttagtcggcttacagcctgctattatacttgctcttagtaGGCGTAGGAAGCGGGCACATGTAGATGCGGCCCCCGTGGGCTAGCAGTCCCCACTTGCACGGCAAGCGAAGCAGACGTGGCATGTAGCGCGGTCCCCACCTACATG is part of the Miscanthus floridulus cultivar M001 chromosome 9, ASM1932011v1, whole genome shotgun sequence genome and encodes:
- the LOC136480505 gene encoding uncharacterized protein, which encodes MAIDLNTTPGEEGDQLFDLNTPPDEVDGGTSLGGHHLGLNLEETEKHKELHQGDVNGIDPLPGLIKAASQIDEVHEGDNDIGYHWGLDPDEIDEQELYEGNYISHDDGHPFDLNDPQEEQDNLHAGDDDIALQDAQDAMDDLIHQFGVYTDDVNIIFDEEELTNSDDEEFQETQDQAPNATKNLTDKQRQDIYEDLLQRSNNGKLKRTDTAYVAAKHNVRLCTVQHIWQRAKRCKAQGIPVDVKSPKPKNCRLKKFEVDLSRVADIPLNRRGTIRSLANALGVKKPTLHRWFKEGLLRRHSSALRPYVKEANKKDRLRFCVSMLDPSTMPNNPKFLDMENIIHTDEKWFNGTKKDKTVYMHP